AAGCTCCGGCCAGATGGTCCAGATAGGACGCACCGGGAGCCAGCCACATTAGACCGCGGGAGCCAGCCACATTGGACCGCGTACCAAAATAGAAAGAGAAGAGACGAAGAGCGGCGCGGCAAAGACGCGCGTCACGGTCTGGTGTCGTCCAACGCACAACGTATACCTCACAAGTCCGGCCCGCTGACAAATCTCCGGtgcggtccggtccggtccggtcttCCCCGGCCCGCGCCTCACGCATTAAAAGCGCGCGCGGCTGCTCCCTCACTTTCATAGTACTCCATATCTACGTAGACTACTGCAGATCACCAACTCATCGGCGCGTCCGAGGAAGGAAGCAATGGCGGAGGTGAGCAACAAGAGGGTGATCCTGAAGCGCTACGTGACGGGGTTCCCCTCcgaggaagacatggagctcgtCCCCGCGACGGCGCGCCTGGCCGTGCCGCCGGGGTCGGCCGCCGTGGTGGTCAAGAACCTCTACCTCTCCTGCGACCCCTACCTGCGCAGCCGGATGTCCGGGAACGACGAGCCCAGCCACGTGCCGGACTTCGTCCAGGGGGAGGTACTGCCGTCCTTTAATTTGTTTTAACCTAGCATCAAACTTGTTGGATCTGTAGCTTGTGGTTCGCATGAGCAGAACTTGCAATAGCTACTCTGTTACTGTTTCACGGAACAAGGGACAGCCGACAGTAATCTGATCGGCAGTTCTGTACATGGATTTAGCCTTTTCTTTTTCTAATCTGAATTTTTCCCCACCTGAAGCTGAAGGCATGACAATTTGCTGCCTCCGTACGTGAACCCTGCCAGGTTTTAACTACTTTAGGCGTGAGCAAGGTGGTGGAATCCGGGCACCAGGATTACAAGCCCGGTGATCTGGTGTGGGGATTGACAGGATGTGAAGAGTACACTTTGATCACGGACCTGCAGTCACATTTCAAGATCAACCATCCTGAATTGCCGCTTTCATACTACACAGGAGTTCTTGGTGAGTTCACTTTTATTTGTCACAAGTTAACCAGGTCTGGTTATCATTATACTCCAGTAATTTATTTGCTATTCTGAAACCGGAAAGTTATGGTTTCATTTCTTCGTAGACCTTAGTCTGCTATAGAATCAATCAAATGTAACCTTGGCTGCTATACTGGCTAGTATATTTTCTCTGACTGCTGGAAACTTGATAATTCAGGCATGCCTGGCCTTACTGCCTATGTTGGATTTTTTGACGTGGCCAAGGCAAAGAAGGGCGACTATGTCTTTGTGTCGGCAGCGTCAGGTGCCGTTGGACAGCTTGTCGGGCAGCTTGCCAAGATCTCTGGCTGCTACGTGGTTGGTAGTGCCGGTTCTGATGAGAAGGTTTGTGCCTACTCATTTGAGCACATCGCCAGACAATGAGTAGTTCTGTTCATACTGATGTAATTATGTCACTGCTGTTGGCAAAACTTTCTATTTTGTTGGAATAAATTTGCCTTCTCCTCAGGTCAACCTCCTAAAAACAAAGTTCGGGTTTGACGATGCCTTCAACTACAAGAAGGAGCAGGACCTGGACGCCACACTGAAGAGGTTAATTGCAGGGCCCTTCCCTAGCTACCATATACTCTTGCGATTCTTCTAACTTCCAATGAACAGGGCCAGATAATAAAGAGTTCTGCGTGCCATGATACTTGCTTTCAGGTGCTTCCCGGAGGGCATCGACATCTACTTCGAGAACGTGGGCGGCGCAATGCTGGACGCGGTGCTTCTCAACATGAGGATGCACGGGCGGGTGTCGGTGTGCGGGATGATCTCGCAGTACAACCTGGAGCAGCGCGAGGGCGTGCGCAACCTCTTCTGCATCATCACCAAGCGCATCCGCATGGAGGGGTTCATCGTGAGGGATCACTACGGCAGCTACAGAAAGTTCGAAGAGGAGATGGCCGGCTACCTCAAGGAAGGGAAGATCACCTACGTGGAGGACGTCGCCGAGGGCATCGAGAGCTTCCCGGCGGCGCTCATCGGGCTCTTCTACGGGCGCAACATCGGAAAGCAGCTGGTGGCCGTCGCACGAGAGTGACGTCGCATGCCAGGAGCCCTCCTGGATCGAGAAGTACTGCTGCGCGTTCAGAGACCAGAATTCAGATACAGTATATGTAGAGAAGTACTTGGTCCGGCTTTGCTGGATTCAGGTGAACCAGGAAGCTGGAATGAACTATAATCTTTGCTAGCTACTACTATATTAAATAAAAATAGGGATTGATGGTACTCATCCTGCACTCTTGCCGCAGCCCAGCAAAGGGCCAGTTTAGGCGACGCATTGTATAACACACAAATTTTGAATTACAGAAGGGATCCCATTACAGAAACATAACAAGTGCTTCATCTGCACCGCCCAATCTTCACAGAGAAATCAATGACCATGACTTGCAGGGCCGGGTTAGCTACCGAAGAGAACCTTCAGAATCCGAGTACGTCCCGTCGGCCGTCTCCAGAATCCGAGATTGTATAGTATGCGTTTCCCCGGCTTCCGTTTTCAACTGGGTTTTTTAAGGgtcaagaaagaaaaagaaaaa
Above is a window of Triticum dicoccoides isolate Atlit2015 ecotype Zavitan chromosome 5B, WEW_v2.0, whole genome shotgun sequence DNA encoding:
- the LOC119311162 gene encoding 2-alkenal reductase (NADP(+)-dependent)-like, whose translation is MAEVSNKRVILKRYVTGFPSEEDMELVPATARLAVPPGSAAVVVKNLYLSCDPYLRSRMSGNDEPSHVPDFVQGEVLTTLGVSKVVESGHQDYKPGDLVWGLTGCEEYTLITDLQSHFKINHPELPLSYYTGVLGMPGLTAYVGFFDVAKAKKGDYVFVSAASGAVGQLVGQLAKISGCYVVGSAGSDEKVNLLKTKFGFDDAFNYKKEQDLDATLKRCFPEGIDIYFENVGGAMLDAVLLNMRMHGRVSVCGMISQYNLEQREGVRNLFCIITKRIRMEGFIVRDHYGSYRKFEEEMAGYLKEGKITYVEDVAEGIESFPAALIGLFYGRNIGKQLVAVARE